Within Microbacterium proteolyticum, the genomic segment ACGAGGACCGTGATCATCTCCTCGGCGCGACCCGAGCTGTGCGCCGCGCGGATCAGATCGATCTCCGGGATGCGGACGACGGCGACGTGGACGCGCCCGTGGGCGTGCAGGAGATCGTCCGCGGCCTGGCGGAGGCTCCGGCGGTCGTGCGCGCGGGTCCCCGGTGAGGGGTCGTCGTCGAGCTGCCGCCCCAGGCGCACCGATCCGAACCCCATCCCGACGATGGCCAGGGCGCTGAGGATGGTGGTGATCTGCGTCGACGTCGTGTGCTGCCAGAGCGCCGACGACATCCCGGCGACGGTGCCCACGACCAGCCGGTAGAAGTTGAACGTCCCGAACACGACCAGGGTCGCGACGAGGACGCGGGTTCCGGAGAGGTCGCTCAGCGGCCGGCGCGCGAACTCGACGGAGGCGAGCGCGGCGAAGATCACGAGTCCCGCGGTCTTGATCAGGGTGGCCTCGTCCAGCGGAACGACGAAGGTGACGGCCAGCATCAGGATGCCGACGGCTCCCGTCGTGGCCGCCCCGATGCCGCGGCGCGCGTTGAGGCGCCGGGCGCCCGCCCAGGCCAGCCCGACCGTCACCACGTTGGTCGCGTTCCCCACCGCTGCGGCGAACGTTCCGCCGCCGGCGACCTCCGCGACGTTCGCGAGGGAGCAGGCCAGCGCCGAGATGGCGGCGACGCCCATGTACCGCACGAGCTCGGCGCGCGGGCCGCCGCGGTCGTCTCCGTGGCGGCCGTGCGCCAGGAACAGCGCGGCACCCGCGACGGAGGCCGCGGCGATGGCGGCGAGGAGGTCGAGGACGACCATCGGTCGGAACTCTCCCTGTGCCGGGGCCCCGGGGGAATCTTGAGGAAACCTTGCGGGGACGATGGTCATGTTCGGCTGTTGCCTTGCGGTGAACCTATCAGAGTGGGACACGGCTGAACCGCCGCCCCTCCGACAGGAAGACACCGCCATGACCGATGCGCGCAGCTTCGCTCCCCAGACCCGGGCGCTGACCTACCCCGTGGGCGGCACGGCGAGTCCCGTCGTCGAGGAGCACGCGTTCCCGGACGACTTCGCCTCGGTCCTGGAGCACTCCACGGTGCACCGCTCGACGATCGGATGCGTCATCCCGGCGTACAACGAGGAGGAGTCGATCGCGGAGGTCATCGAGGCCCTGCTCGGCCAGACCCGCGTGCCCGACGTCATCCACGTCGTCGTCAACAACACCTCCGACGCGACGGTCAAGATCGCCTCCGAGTACAGCGGCCCGCACGAGATCACCACCGAACTCGGTGAGCAGTTCACCGAGGTGTTCGTCCACGACATCGGCAAGAACCCCGACAAGAAGGTCGGCGCCCTGAACTACGGCTACTCGCTCGTCGAGGGGTACGACTACCTGCTCGGCGTCGACGGTGACACCATCGCCGACAGCAAGGCCGTGGAGTACCTCGAGACCGAGGCCGTGTCCGACTCCCGCATCGGCGGCATCTCGGCGATCTACACGATCGACGACAAGCCGATCAAGGGTCTCGTGGCACGCTTCCTGACAGCGGGTCAGCGCACCCAGTTCGCCGCGTTCAACCTGCAGAACCTGCTTCGCGGTCGCAACATGGCGGTCCTGGGCGGCCAGTTCTCGATCTTCTCCACCAACGCCCTTCGTGAGGCGATGAAGCAGAACCACCAGGTCACGCCCTGGGTGAAGGACTCCGAGGTCGAGGACTCCCTGCTGTCGCTGCAGATCAAGAGCGCCGGCTACCTGACGAAGATCAGCCCGTACGCCCGCGCCAACGTGGGCGGCATGACGACGCTCTCGGGGTACGACGCGCAGCAGGTCAAGTGGACCTACGGCGCCATCGAGCTCATGTGGCCGGGGCAGCGTGGCGACACCAAGGGTCAGCCGTTCCACCCCAACCTGCGTCTGCGGTGGTTCGAGAACTTCGGCATGCTGACGAACCTCTTCGTGCGTGTCGCGTTCCTGACCCTGCTCGCCGGGTCGCTGTCGATCAACGCCTTCGTCTTCTCGCCCCTGTGGCTGATCCCACCGGTGGTCGCGATGCTGCTGAACCTGCGCATTGCGCGCACGATGGCCGCGGTCAACCGCACCGATGTCCTCTTCGCGGTGCTGTTCTTCCCGGCCGAGATCTTCATGTGGATCCGAATCAGCCACTTCGTCCGCTCGTGGACCCGCTTCCTCTCGCGGAAGAAGGTCGACAACTGGGCGATGCAGGCCAAGGCGGAGCGCGGTGGGGGACTCGGTCACTGGGCGCCCATGGTGGTCCTCATCGCCGTCGCGATCGCGCTCGCCGTCATCTGGGTGCTGGTCGGCCCGATGGTGCAGTCCTCGATCCTCTGGATCGGCTGGCCCATCGTCGGTGTCGTCACCGTCCTGCAGACCCTCCTCATGTTCTCCAAGCTCGTCCGTCGTCACCACGGATACAAGGTCTGATCGCGACCCGAACGCATCAGAGAAAAAACGGATGCCTCGGCCCTGGGGAGGGTCGAGGCATCCGTGATGTCCGGGGTCGATCAGGGGGCCGCCAACAGCTCCGACGTGAGGCGATAGCCCACGCCGCGCACGGTCTCGATGTACCGGGGGTTCGCGGGGTTGTCGCCGAGCTTGCGGCGGAGGTTCGTCATGTGCGCTTCGATGGCGCGCTTGTCGGCCTCGCCGACGAAGTAGCTGGTGACGTAGGACTCGCCGCGGAGCACCAGCGTGAGGTCGGCCTTGCTGCGCACGCGCCGCTTGGACTCCATGAGCGTCGCGAGGAGGTCGAACTCCGTGCGGGTCAGGTCGAGTTCGAGGCCGTCGACGCGGACGATGCGGCTGTCGGGGTCGAGCTGGAGGTCGCGGTGGACGATCCACTGGCCGCCGGTCGGGGTCAGCTCTCCGTGCGCGCGGGGCGCGACGTCGGTGCCGGGCCGCGTCGCCAGGTCGTTGCCCGGGGGCGTGGACCACGGATCCGGGCCCTGCGACGACGGCACGACGACCGGTGTGCCCGGCAGGGGTGCGGCGGGGGCGGGGGTCGGCGCCGGTTCGACGTGCGGGACGGGTTCGGGTGCCGGGCGCGCGGCCGGGAATGACGGCCCCACGCTGTCCTGGCGCGGACCCGGGACGCCGGCGCCTCCGGCGCGCGGGCGGCGCAGGAGCGCCTCGATGCGCGCGCGCAGCTCGCGAGGACGGAACGGCTTCACGACGTACTCGTCGGCACCCGCGCCGAGGCCGAGGACGACGTCGGCCTCCTCCTCGAGCCCGGTGAGCATGACGATGTAGGTGTCGCTCTGCTGGCGGATGCGTCGGGCGGCTTCGAAGCCGTCGATCCCGGGCATGTTCACGTCGAGCGTGGTGATGAGGGGTTGGTAGGCGATGACGGCTCGCACCCCGTCGATCCCGTTGCCGACGGACACGGTGGAGAAGCCGGCCGATTCGAGCACCTCGACGAGGAGGTGGCGGATGTCGGGGTCGTCCTCGACGATCACGGCCGTCTTCAGCATCTCGGTGCTGTCGCTCATCCCACCACTCTTCCGGGTTTGCACGGATGTCGTGCCCGCGATCTCCCCCGAGTCACGGCGACCGCAGTGCGGCCGAGCCACATCTTTACATACTTAGTGGCGCTTACGGGTTAGCTCGTGGCGCGTAGGGGTGAGATCAGCGACTCTCACGCGTCAGCTCGACGGCGGCATCCGGCCACCACTTTCCCGCGACGGGGCCGCCGTTGCACTCGCCGTCGCTCTCGCCGGGGGGCTTGATCCACAGGGTCGTGTCGACCACGCCGTCGCCGTACGCGCCGCTGGCCGCTCCGACGAGCCGACCGGCGGGGTTGCACCACTCCGACCCGGCCGGACCCGCGCCGTTGCGGGAGGTGTCGATGATGGCGTGCGTTCCGCCGAGCAGGTCGGAGAGCTGGTGGGCGTAGGCGAACTCGTTCGCGGTGTCCTGGTAATTGGAGACGTTCAGGGCGACTCCGCGCACGTCGCCCATGAGACCGGTGGAGCGCAGAAGGTCGGCCATCTCGGTCACGGGATGCCATGCCGAGTGGCCGCCGTCCAGGTAGATCCACGTGTCGACGCCACGGATGTTGTCCACGGCGGTGCGCAGGTATCCCGCCCGGTCCTCGAGCGACCCGCAGGACGGAGCGAGGGCGATGCT encodes:
- a CDS encoding glycosyltransferase family 2 protein codes for the protein MTDARSFAPQTRALTYPVGGTASPVVEEHAFPDDFASVLEHSTVHRSTIGCVIPAYNEEESIAEVIEALLGQTRVPDVIHVVVNNTSDATVKIASEYSGPHEITTELGEQFTEVFVHDIGKNPDKKVGALNYGYSLVEGYDYLLGVDGDTIADSKAVEYLETEAVSDSRIGGISAIYTIDDKPIKGLVARFLTAGQRTQFAAFNLQNLLRGRNMAVLGGQFSIFSTNALREAMKQNHQVTPWVKDSEVEDSLLSLQIKSAGYLTKISPYARANVGGMTTLSGYDAQQVKWTYGAIELMWPGQRGDTKGQPFHPNLRLRWFENFGMLTNLFVRVAFLTLLAGSLSINAFVFSPLWLIPPVVAMLLNLRIARTMAAVNRTDVLFAVLFFPAEIFMWIRISHFVRSWTRFLSRKKVDNWAMQAKAERGGGLGHWAPMVVLIAVAIALAVIWVLVGPMVQSSILWIGWPIVGVVTVLQTLLMFSKLVRRHHGYKV
- a CDS encoding response regulator transcription factor; protein product: MSDSTEMLKTAVIVEDDPDIRHLLVEVLESAGFSTVSVGNGIDGVRAVIAYQPLITTLDVNMPGIDGFEAARRIRQQSDTYIVMLTGLEEEADVVLGLGAGADEYVVKPFRPRELRARIEALLRRPRAGGAGVPGPRQDSVGPSFPAARPAPEPVPHVEPAPTPAPAAPLPGTPVVVPSSQGPDPWSTPPGNDLATRPGTDVAPRAHGELTPTGGQWIVHRDLQLDPDSRIVRVDGLELDLTRTEFDLLATLMESKRRVRSKADLTLVLRGESYVTSYFVGEADKRAIEAHMTNLRRKLGDNPANPRYIETVRGVGYRLTSELLAAP